In a genomic window of Nothobranchius furzeri strain GRZ-AD chromosome 14, NfurGRZ-RIMD1, whole genome shotgun sequence:
- the LOC107389438 gene encoding uncharacterized protein, which produces MFTAVQETAIVDVVIRNNGIKLTEIRHSILADNVTFANIHSVSLTTISRVLKKHQVRMKHLYTVPFERNSEHVKQLRNQHVQRVMEIEGMQTHHIFIYVDEAGFNLAKTWRRGRNVIGKRATVNVPGQRGANITMCAAISTDGLLLHRPVIGPYNTGRLLVFLHDLYGRVELGEERDVDRRNQPTYIIVWDNVAFHHSHAVTEWFVAHPRMESLFLPPYSPFLNPIEEFFASWRWKVFDHHPHDQMSLLDAMYAGCLDISAVDCQGWIRHARRVFPRCVALDDIRCDVDENLWPNGEGRVD; this is translated from the exons ATGTTCACTGCTGTGCAGGAAACCGCCATTGTTGATGTGGTAATCAGAAACAATGGGATAAAGCTCACTGAGATCAGACACAGTATCTTGGCAGACAACGTTACCTTTGCAAATATTCACAGTGTAAGCCTGACAACAATTTCTAGAGTCCTGAAGAAACATCAGGTCAGGATGAAACATTTGTACACTGTGCCTTTTGAGAGGAACTCTGAACATGTCAAGCAACTCAGGAACCAACATGTCCAG AGAGTCATGGAGATTGAAGGCATGCAAACACACCACATTTTCATCTATGTGGATGAGGCAGGTTTCAACTTGGCCAAAACATGGCGACGAGGGAGGAATGTGATTGGGAAGAGAGCCACAGTGAATGTCCCGGGCCAGAGGGGTGCCAACATCACAATGTGCGCAGCAATATCTACCGATGGACTGCTGTTACACAGACCAGTAATTGGGCCATACAACACTGGACGGCTCCTTGTGTTCCTGCATGATCTCTATGGAAGGGTTGAGCTAGGTGAGGAAAGGGATGTGGACAGACGGAATCAGCCAACATATATAATTGTATGGGACAATGTGGCATTTCACCACTCCCATGCAGTCACAGAGTGGTTTGTGGCCCATCCCAGAATGGAGTCGCTTTTCCTCCCACCTTACTCTCcattcctcaaccccatagaggaaTTCTTTGCCTCATGGCGGTGGAAGGTGTTCGACCATCATCCACATGATCAAATGTCCCTTCTGGATGCGATGTATGCTGGATGCCTGGACATATCAGCAGTAGATTGCCAGGGATGGATCAGGCATGCCAGAAGAGTCTTTCCTAGGTGTGTTGCCCTAGATGACATaagatgtgatgtggatgagaaccTGTGGCCAAATGGAGAAGGCCGAGTAGATTAG
- the akap11 gene encoding A-kinase anchor protein 11, producing the protein MDTIVHIRGVPIRSRSSVRKESVSEGGTQAKSHFRNKKELCSVSLELQPRDIMRLTEVLFVCLPGQREGDDVTHQSLSSLPGGLCELLKSLHVHRLKNDEVLLLRDSRRLAELRDARSQRWLKALCVLRHNPHTGSTPQATVASLMGLLGCYMAGVHYMLELQAFKGDSAEPSQPEDDDTNQSISSIEDDFVTALEHLEEEDPADHPSGPPCCLSRKRDVASQTIPAHQRRKELSGSRVIFSSSKTHSAMSTSGPSVKVQRSSSGVESQWTYCRPGVHLSSPSVGVSESEESECSSPSPVIFLDEVGYQKSLLAKLDIPQIPGGPKEKVEDSDSEVSEFFDSFDQFDDLEELSSESCTLTLPLNQTKPPTSPDTCSETHSTGPASKHMSLGCSTRNMNPHCFDQPTLPANVKKPTPMKPGSPFSLHSDGLDSPWLVQTPCEDTGGPLFSPVSSSAFSPLVESSEPLEDRSELRKPQDLCSLYNTYSDFASNLSKEILGSVCGSRSAVDISDNRNLSCVCQKKFQNNSGYLMKLADIQETVTVAKLQEKSSSLKDGIHRFASDLVEMSLGSALRDFQKGVNSCTTTLCHLAARLTSSVFQMAFHEIGMRHAYVLKERAINGLAGFLVSEAVAGALREFLTVKKHIFHSTVSQFAADLAEELVFEGIMEVCQFSHPSTPLTPGELSFGHGLEEEVVVVSSYASDLSESVIQEAFIELSQADVTFTSQAAISVSPDNICYVSAENTSTCNTSAHQQALRSSFTSAELESGQEVTRTVKKALFTVSGMASCIPVPQAGRTLYLFQDPEETSQQKPTTTTSTTVAPLTSAAGEDPHQQKEPFQTYSGNMVDLIIAEACELITASKVRKSFGDCADFLTKTIGSQKQDTLDTSLKQHADCDCFRNKWCAGADWPTEHAADDLSPPVSFQTGSSDRVLGEASHKRRALAQPHLVLMNTPNAPGTNEVQPSRTPTTVLSPDKKVSETPHTLRSTPQQHLDISKQKELKQFSRKLKTKLAKEFSPVTPPPAPHSPAESGPGQRETNPRVDKAEFMSSLMTSQSEKQGSSVDGEEEAGEGTNRCVDANKGQQDWNQMSSHRMSNKQAILYAERLVCHIVSMATEIDNLGGSEVDLSEGSSRRKDGVAQISEKTLNVLWDYAGEVAGEVINDLKKMMNPRHLCPHHRAKELRRASFDRANPECWNHTHQSSSGQSKDQAEQCSADLIAHASGSSASTTPPSSSSHLSSEYPSCESVTDEYSGYLIRVLKKEDSSRELVRDQYASRLAYRSLKLGLAYASRKLQRRSSSSHLRASRSLPDEWKTSETPPSRDGASEGTWCCCKISQAQKNREYFNLINFAESLAYNITCDVTRKLHLFSVRLPKSLTDSCLYKKPKFDNMADSIVSLPRLSKESRKRHYHSTGSLCDGPDNSRVLQVIEYYGKKIVEDTLKMSLAVGHPSCEHLRKQESHTHSHSQRSSVRRDGVQTLEEGPCPYCQIQGCPHCNRPNQHHHQPLIQRRSQELECHSGLENLTGVQIPKILVDTDHRAAFAEQMVSVAMETAKRELSNTSLNADSGISHDGTSYAESLTAEIMASALSNVCLAANLSSLGRDVCESKVSQQLSVGDESLCSWSNLSFEEDRADDNSSFLHLSDSNGNSSSWSSLGLDGEAVEECWSFSPSDSDYMEDKEAEVQEESSGILCVDWTQLQKPRTTLLMRNLDVKDLGRSPQHVTLDPQLRSMLQWAAASMADVPQVQLSAERGLQQLPAVVQRLRERRWRVGDLLHQLVRYCEEVQSPPAATDQTLQASPEPCCTPLFQWLLDRT; encoded by the exons ATGGACACCATTGTTCATATCAGAGGGGTCCCCATAAGGTCCAGGTCTTCGGTCCGGAAAGAG AGTGTCAGTGAGGGCGGGACTCAGGCTAAGAGCCACTTCAGGAACAAAAAGGAGCTATGCAGTGTCAGCCTGGAGCTACAACCCAGAGACATCATGAGGCTGACAGAG GTCCTGTTTGTGTGTCTGCCAGGACAGCGGGAGGGTGATGATGTCACCCATCAG TCTCTGTCTTCCCTGCCGGGGGGGCTGTGTGAGCTCCTCAAGTCTCTCCATGTTCACCGCCTCAAGAACGACGAAGTTCTGCTGCTCAGAGACAGTCGCAGGCTGGCAGAGCTCCGGGATGCCAGGTCTCAG AGATGGCTGAAGGCTCTGTGTGTCCTGAGGCACAACCCTCACACAGGCTCCACTCCTCAGGCCACTGTAGCATCTCTGATGGGTTTATTGGGGTGCTATATGGCAGGGGTCCACTACATGCTGGAACTCCAGGCTTTTAAGGGGGACTCGGCGGAGCCCAGTCAACCAGAGGACGATGACACCAACCAGTCCATTTCATCCATAGAGGATGACTTTGTGACTGCTCTGGAGCACCTGGAGGAGGAAGACCCTGCAGATCATCCTT CTGGACCTCCCTGTTGTCTCTCCAGAAAGCGGGACGTGGCATCACAGACTATCCCAGCACACCAGAGGAGGAAGGAGTTGTCAGGTTCTCGTGTCATTTTTAGTTCCTCCAAGACACATTCGGCCATGTCCACGTCTGGACCTAGTGTTAAAGTTCAGAGGTCATCATCAGGAGTTGAGTCCCAGTGGACGTACTGTAGGCCTGGAGTTCATTTATCCTCCCCATCTGTTGGTGTTAGTGAATCTGAGGAGTCCGAGTGCTCCAGTCCTAGTCCAGTAATATTCCTGGATGAAGTGGGCTATCAGAAAAGCCTTTTGGCCAAGCTGGACATCCCCCAGATACCAGGAGGCCCCAAAGAGAAGGTTGAGGATTCAGACTCTGAAGTCAGTGAGTTTTTTGACAGCTTTGATCAGTTTGATGATCTGGAGGAGCTGAGCTCAGAGAGCTGCACTCTCACCCTGCCTCTGAACCAAACCAAACCCCCAACATCTCCAGATACATGTTCTGAGACACATTCCACAGGACCAGCATCCAAACACATGTCTCTTGGGTGCTCAACCAGGAACATGAATCCTCACTGCTTTGACCAGCCCACGCTCCCAGCCAATGTGAAGAAACCAACTCCCATGAAGCCTGGTTCTCCCTTCTCTCTTCATTCTGATGGGCTGGACTCTCCTTGGCTGGTGCAGACCCCCTGTGAGGACACTGGTGGCCCTCTCTTCAGTCCTGTCAGTTCTTCTGCTTTCAGCCCACTGGTGGAGTCTAGTGAACCACTGGAGGACAGGTCAGAGCTTCGTAAACCTCAGGATCTCTGCTCCCTCTATAACACTTACTCAGACTTTGCGAGCAACCTGTCCAAAGAGATTCTGGGATCTGTGTGTGGTTCTCGGTCTGCTGTGGACATCAGTGACAACAGGAATCTGAGCTGTGTGTGCCAGAAAAAGTTCCAGAACAACTCCGGATACCTGATGAAGCTTGCAGACATACAGGAGACCGTAACTGTGGCAAAGCTGCAGGAGAAGTCCTCGTCCCTAAAGGACGGCATTCACAGGTTTGCTTCAGACCTGGTGGAAATGAGCCTGGGCAGTGCTCTGCGAGACTTTCAGAAAGGAGTTAACTCCTGTACGACCACCTTGTGCCACTTGGCTGCCAGACTCACCTCCTCTGTTTTTCAGATGGCCTTTCATGAAATTGGCATGCGGCATGCCTACGTGCTGAAGGAGCGGGCCATTAATGGACTAGCTGGATTTCTTGTTAGCGAGGCTGTTGCAGGAGCTCTGAGGGAGTTTCTGACGGTGAAAAAGCACATTTTCCACAGCACAGTGTCACAGTTTGCTGCTGATCTGGCTGAGGAGCTGGTGTTTGAAGGCATCATGGAGGTGTGCCAGTTTTCCCATCCCTCTACCCCTCTCACCCCAGGTGAGTTGTCCTTTGGCCatggactggaggaggaggtggtggtggtgtcctCCTATGCTTCAGACCTCTCTGAGTCTGTTATCCAGGAGGCATTCATTGAGCTCTCTCAAGCTGATGTCACCTTCACTAGCCAAGCTGCTATTAGTGTTTCCCCAGACAACATCTGCTACGTTAGTGCAGAGAACACCAGCACCTGCAACACCTCTGCTCACCAGCAGGCTCTGAGATCCAGCTTCACTTCAGCAGAACTGGAGTCTGGACAGGAGGTCACTCGCACTGTGAAGAAGGCTCTCTTCACAGTTTCAGGTATGGCCAGCTGCATCCCCGTCCCCCAAGCAGGCCGCACCCTATACCTCTTCCAGGATCCAGAGGAGACTAGCCAGCAAAAGCCCACAACAACCACCAGCACCACCGTGGCTCCTCTCACCTCTGCAGCTGGAGAGGACCCCCACCAACAAAAGGAACCATTCCAAACCTACTCTGGGAACATGGTGGACCTGATCATCGCAGAGGCCTGTGAACTCATCACTGCCTCTAAGGTGAGGAAGAGTTTTGGGGATTGTGCAGATTTCCTAACCAAGACCATTGGAAGCCAAAAGCAAGACACTCTAGACACTTCTCTGAAGCAGCATGCAGACTGCGACTGTTTCAGAAACAAGTGGTGTGCTGGAGCCGACTGGCCGACTGAGCATGCAGCAGATGACCTCAGTCCTCCAGTGTCCTTCCAGACGGGCTCTTCAGACCGTGTCCTGGGTGAGGCCAGTCACAAGAGAAGAGCTCTGGCTCAACCACATCTGGTATTGATGAATACACCCAATGCACCAGGCACAAATGAAGTTCAACCGAGCAGGACTCCCACCACAGTTCTGAGTCCAGATAAGAAAGTGAGCGAGACTCCTCATACTCTCCGCTCCACCCCTCAACAGCACCTTGACATCTCCAAACAGAAGGAGCTCAAACAGTTTTCCAGAAAGCTGAAGACCAAGCTAGCTAAGGAGTTTTCTCCTGTAACGCCACCTCCAGCCCCCCATTCTCCAGCCGAATCAGGTCCTGGTCAAAGAGAAACTAACCCTCGAGTAGACAAAGCTGAATTCATGTCCAGCCTGATGACTTCTCAGTCTGAAAAGCAGGGCAGCAGTGTAGATGGTGAGGAGGAGGCAGGTGAAGGAACAAACAGGTGTGTAGATGCCAACAAGGGCCAGCAGGATTGGAACCAAATGTCTTCTCACCGGATGTCCAACAAGCAAGCAATTTTGTATGCTGAAAGGCTGGTGTGTCACATCGTCTCCATGGCGACAGAGATAGACAACCTGGGAGGATCAGAGGTGGACCTGAGTGAAGGGAGTAGCAGGAGAAAAGATGGTGTGGCTCAGATCTCAGAGAAGACCCTAAATGTCTTGTGGGATTATGCCGGCGAGGTGGCGGGAGAAGTCATCAATGatttgaagaagatgatgaaccCAAGACATCTGTGTCCTCACCACAGAGCCAAGGAGTTGAGGAGAGCAAGCTTTGACAGAGCCAACCCTGAATGTTGGAATCACACACACCAATCCAGTTCAGGTCAGAGCAAAGACCAGGCTGAGCAGTGCTCCGCTGACCTGATAGCCCATGCTTCTGGGTCGTCAGCCTCCACTACACCCCCCAGCTCCAGCTCCCACCTGTCCTCGGAGTACCCGAGCTGTGAGAGTGTGACAGATGAATATTCTGGCTACCTCATCCGGGTGTTGAAAAAAGAGGACAGCAGTAGGGAGCTGGTCCGGGATCAGTATGCGAGCCGTTTGGCGTACCGCTCTTTAAAGCTAGGTCTGGCCTATGCTAGTCGTAAGCTCCAGCGCAGGTCCTCCAGCAGCCACCTGCGGGCCTCCAGGTCTCTGCCTGATGAATGGAAGACATCTGAGACCCCACCATCCAGAGATGGAGCTAGTGAGGGGACCTGGTGTTGCTGCAAGATCTCCCAGGCTCAGAAGAACAGGGAGTACTTCAATCTAATCAACTTTGCAGAATCTTTAGCTTACAACATCACCTGTGATGTCACACGCAAGCTTCACCTGTTTTCCGTTCGGCTTCCAAAGTCCCTGACTGACTCCTGCCTGTATAAGAAACCCAAGTTTGACAACATGGCTGATAGTATCGTGTCCCTCCCCCGACTGTCTAAGGAAAGCAGGAAAAGACATTACCACAGCACAGGAAGCCTGTGTGATGGGCCCGACAACAGCAGGGTCCTGCAGGTCATCGAGTATTACGGCAAGAAGATTGTGGAAGACACACTGAAAATGAGCCTGGCTGTCGGACACCCATCATGTGAACACCTGAGAAAACAAGAGtcccacacacattctcacaGTCAGAGGTCGTCTGTGAGGCGAGATGGGGTTCAGACGCTGGAGGAGGGGCCTTGCCCTTACTGTCAGATCCAGGGGTGTCCGCACTGCAACAGACCTAACCAGCACCACCACCAGCCTTTGATCCAGAGGAGGTCACAAGAGTTGGAGTGTCATTCAGGGTTGGAAAACCTCACTGGTGTTCAGATTCCCAAAATTCTAGTTGACACGGACCACAGGGCAGCGTTTGCAGAACAGATGGTGTCTGTGGCGATGGAAACGGCTAAACGGGAGCTAAGTAACACCAGCCTTAACGCTGACAGTGGGATCAGCCATGATGGCACCAGCTATGCTGAGAGCCTGACAGCTGAAATCATGGCATCAGCTCTGTCCAACGTCTGCCTGGCTGCAAACCTCAG CTCTTTAGGTCGGGATGTCTGTGAGTCCAAAGTGTCTCAGCAGCTGAGTGTTGGAGACGAGAGTCTTTGCAGCTGGTCCAACTTGAGCTTTGAAGAGGATCGTGCGGATGACAACAGCAGCTTCCTCCATTTGAGTGACAG CAATGGGAACAGCAGCAGCTGGAGCAGTCTTGGCCTTGATGGGGAAGCAGTGGAGGAGTGTTGGTCATTCTCACCTTCTGACAG TGACTACATGGAGGACAAGGAGGCAGAGGTCCAGGAGGAGTCCAGCG GGATACTCTGTGTGGACTGGACTCAACTGCAGAAGCCCAGGACCACACTGCTGATGAGAAACCTGGACGTGAAGGATCTAGGGCGTAGTCCTCAACACGTCACCCTTGACCCCCAGCTGAGGAGCATGCTGCAGTGGGCTGCAGCGTCCATGGCAGATGTCCCTCAGGTCCAGCTCAGTGCAGAGCGAGGACTCCAGCAG TTGCCAGCTGTGGTCCAGAGGCTCAGAGAGAGAAGGTGGAGAGTTGGAGACCTGCTGCATCAGCTGGTGCGCTACTGCGAGGAGGTCCAGAGCCCCCCCGCAGCCACAGACCAGACCCTGCAGGCCAGTCCAGAACCGTGCTGCACCCCACTGTTCCAGTGGCTTCTGGACCGCACCTGA